The following proteins are encoded in a genomic region of Brachypodium distachyon strain Bd21 chromosome 1, Brachypodium_distachyon_v3.0, whole genome shotgun sequence:
- the LOC104583725 gene encoding uncharacterized protein LOC104583725, which translates to MPPIIPLILSLLESLRYRRCKSRMCGVKGSKGGVASSPATAVIVSVSLLLVAASVLALFLSPLAPPAADGKAGAPPEPVELAMAGAGHEGGHGWLDLGALRAWAKLAFLRLRPLEPRGELRSPGESVVTKAAKKSLEMGKETVEHTAESAADALRRTVSSSHGDL; encoded by the exons ATGCCCCCCATCATTCCATTAATTCTCTCCCTTCTAGAATCTCTACGATATCGCCGGTGCAAATCAAGGATGTGCGGCGTGAAGGGCAGCAAGGGCGGCgtcgcctcgtcgccggcgaccgccgTCATCGTCTCCGTCTCGCTGCTGCTGGTCGCGGCCTCGGTGCTCGCGCTCTTCCTCTcgccgctggcgccgccggcggccgacgGGAAAGCAGGGGCGCCGCCTGAGCCGGTGGAgctcgccatggccggcgccggacaCGAGGGAGGCCACGGCTGGCTGGACCTGGGCGCGCTCCGGGCGTGGGCCAAGCTGGCCTTCCTCAGGCTCCGCCCGCTCGAGCCACG GGGCGAGCTGAGGAGCCCGGGGGAGTCGGTGGTGACGAAGGCGGCCAAGAAGAGCCTGGAGATGGGGAAGGAGACGGTGGAGCACACGGCGGAGTCGGCGGCGGACGCGCTCAGGAGGACggtctcctcctcgcacgGCGACCTGTAG
- the LOC100835386 gene encoding sphinganine C4-monooxygenase 1 yields the protein MVPWEGYVSDETMGTFAPIVLYWVYAGGYQLVLHRRPLERYRLHTLAEEDEKNLVTLPAVVRGVLLQQLVQAIVAMFLFMITSDSSTVIVQPSMVVQMFQFLVAMLVMDTWQYFVHRYMHQNKFLYRHIHSQHHRLIVPYAIGALYNHPLEGLLLDTLGGAMSFLVSGMTPRTAVFFFCFAVLKTVDDHCGLWLPYNIFQRLFQNNTAYHDIHHQLQGTKYNYSQPFFSIWDKILGTHMAYSLVSRKEGGFEARASRD from the exons ATGGTGCCGTGGGAAGGGTACGTGAGCGACGAGACGATGGGCACCTTCGCGCCCATCGTGCTCTACTGGGTGTACGCCGGCGGCTACCAGCTGGTGCTGCACCGGCGGCCGCTGGAGCGGTACAGGCTCCACACGCTGGCCGAGGAGGACGAGAAGAACCTCGTCACCCTCCCCGCCGTCGTCCGCGGCGTGCTCCTGCAGCAGCTCGTGCAGGCCATCGTTGCCATGTTCCTCTTCATG ATTACTTCAGATAGCTCAACGGTTATAGTCCAGCCATCTATGGTCGTTCAAATGTTTCAGTTTTTGGTAGCAATGCTGGTGATGGACACATGGCAATATTTTGTGCACCGCTACATGCACCAGAACAAATTCCTCTATCGACATATCCACTCACAACATCACCGGCTAATTGTTCCTTATGCTATCGGGGCTCTCTACAACCACCCATTGGAGGGGCTCCTTTTGGACACTTTAGGTGGTGCTATGTCCTTCCTGGTCTCTGGTATGACACCGAGAACTGCtgtatttttcttctgctttGCCGTACTCAAGACGGTCGATGATCACTGTGGACTTTGGTTACCATACAACATCTTCCAGCGCTTGTTCCAAAATAACACAGCCTATCATGATATCCACCATCAGCTCCAAGGCACAAAATACAACTACTCCCAGCCATTCTTCTCAATCTGGGACAAAATTCTAGGAACCCACATGGCCTACAGTCTAGTCAGCCGGAAGGAGGGGGGATTCGAAGCAAGAGCATCACGGGACTAG
- the LOC100835696 gene encoding developmentally-regulated G-protein 3 translates to MATVMQKIKDIEDEMSKTQKNKATAHHLGLLKAKLAKLRRELLTPTTKGGGGAGEGFDVTKSGDARVGLVGFPSVGKSTLLNKLTGTFSEVASYEFTTLTCIPGVIGYKGAKVQLLDLPGIIEGAKDGKGRGRQVISTARTCNVILIVLDAIKPITHKRLIEKELEGFGIRLNKTPPNMTFRKKEKGGINFTSTVANTHLDLDTVKAICSEYRIHNADISLRFDATADDLIDVIEGSRIYMPCIYVVNKIDQITVEELDILDKLPHYCPISAHLEWNLDGLLEMVWEYLDLVRIYTKPKGLNPDYEDPVILSTKRKTVEDFCNQIHKDMAKQFKYALVWGSSVKHKPQRVGKEHELEDEDVVQIIKKI, encoded by the exons ATGGCGACCGTCATGCAGAAGATCAAGGACATCGAGGACGAG ATGTCAAAGACACAGAAAAACAAAGCCACTGCACATCATCTTGGTCTTCTGAAG GCTAAACTTGCAAAATTAAGACGGGAGTTGCTCACTCCTACAACcaaaggtggtggtggtgctggtgaGGGATTCGATGTGACAAAAAGTGGAGATGCACGTGTTGGCTTGGTGGGCTTTCCTTCGGTTGGGAAATCAACATTGTTGAACAAGTTGACAGGAACTTTTTCAGAG GTTGCATCCTACGAGTTCACGACTTTAACATGCATTCCTGGAGTTATCGGGTACAAAGGGGCTAAAGTGCAG CTTCTAGACCTTCCAGGAATCATTGAAGGTGCTAAAGATGGAAAGGGTAGAGGGAGGCAG GTTATCAGCACAGCTAGGACATGCAATGTCATTCTGATTGTTCTTGATGCCATAAAACCGATAACTCACAAGCGTCTCATTGAGAAGGAGCTTGAGGGGTTTGGCATTCG GTTGAACAAGACACCCCCCAATATGACATtcaggaaaaaggaaaagggtgGCATCAATTTTACATCAACAGTAGCAAACACACACTTGGATCTTGACACAGTAAAAGCAATATGTAGTGAGTACAGGATTCATAATGCTGATATCTCCCTTAGATTTGATGCAACAGCAGATGATCTCATAGATGTTATCGAGGGGAGCAGAATTTACATGCCTTGCATCTATGTCGTTAACAAAATTGACCAGATCACAGTCGAAGAGCTGGATATCTTAGACAAACTTCCCCATTACTGTCCAATCAG TGCACATCTTGAATGGAACCTTGATGGACTTCTAGAGATGGTATGGGAATACCTAGATTTGGTTAGGATATACACTAAACCTAAAGGGCTGAACCCAGATTACGAGGATCCTGTGATCTTATCAACCAAGAGGAAAACAGTGGAAGACTTCTGCAACCAAATCCACAAGGACATGGCGAAACAGTTTAAATA TGCACTGGTGTGGGGTTCTAGCGTGAAACATAAGCCTCAGAGAGTTGGCAAG GAACATGAGCTTGAGGACGAGGATGTTGTTCAGATCATTAAGAAAATATAA
- the LOC100836004 gene encoding uncharacterized protein LOC100836004 isoform X1: MDDENAVELLQRYRRDRHVLLNYILSGNLIKKVVMPPGAISLDDVDIDQVSVDYVLNCAKRGEPLDLGDAIRLFHDSIDYPYVDNTGAVEEFFLLTKPESSGPPPAREPPPAPANVPSPVVIPPPVVEQPQITVPSPVASATLPKSLSLDSPTEKELTIDDIEDFEDEEDEFDSRRASRRHQNDANDLSLRLPLFETGITDDDLRETAYEILVAAAGASGGLIVPKKEKKKEKRHRLMRKLGRSKSESAESQTQRQPGLVGLLEILRAQLEITESMDIRTRQGLLNAMVGKVGKRMDNLLIPLELLCCISRAEFSDMKAYLRWQKRQLNMLEEGLINHPVVGFGELGRKVNELRNLFRKIEESESLPPSAAEVQRTECLRSLREVATSFSERPARGDLTGEVCHWADGYHLNAALYEKMLGSVFDILDEGKLTEEVEEILELLKSTWRILGITETIHDTCYAWVLFRQFVFTGQQGLLKVVIEHLRKIPLKEQRGPQERLHLKSLRSSVDADDSCQDFTFFQSFLSPVQKWVDKKLNDYHLHFSEGPSTMADIVTVAMLTRRILGEENDKAMESPDRDQIDRYITSSVKSAFVKMAHSVEVKADTTHEHILASLAEETKKLLKKDTSIFSPVLSRWHPQAAVLSASLLHKLYGNKLRPFLEHAEHLTEDVVSVFPAADALEQYIMSVMASVVGEDGLDSICRQKLATYQIESKSGTVVLRWVNGQLERIETWVKRAAEQEAWDPISPQQRHGGSIVEVYRIIEETADQFFAFKVPMRIGELNSLCRGIDKAFQIYTQLVTGPIVDKEDLVPPVPVLTRYKKELGIKAFVKKEIQEVRTVDERKASEIVQLTMPKLCVRLNSLYYGISQLSKLEDSISERWAKRKIDDVNIRRSMSEKSKSVVSSQKNQFDGSRKEINAAIDRVCEFTGLKVIFWDLQQPFIDNLYKNNVQQARLDSIVDVLDLVLNQLCDVIVEQLRDRVVTGLLQASLDGLFRVILDGGPTRVFSPSDAPLLEEDLETLKEFFISGGDGLPRGTVENLVSRIRPVINLIKQETRVLIDDLREVTQGGKSKFGADSKTLLRILCHRNDSEASHYVKKHFKIPSSAPPST; the protein is encoded by the exons ATGGACGA CGAAAATGCCGTCGAGCTGCTGCAGCGTTATCGCCGTGATCGCCATGTGTTGCTCAATTACATCCTTTCCGGTAACCTGATCAAGAAAGTCGTGATGCCCCCTGGTGCCATCTCCCTGGACGATGTGGATATTGACCAAGTCAGCGTCGATTACGTCCTCAATTGCGCCAAGAGAG GCGAACCACTTGACCTTGGAGACGCCATCCGGCTTTTTCATGACAGTATTGATTACCCTTATGTG GATAACACAGGAGCAGTGGAAGAGTTCTTTTTACTTACAAAACCTGAATCTTCTGGGCCACCACCTGCAAGAGAACCACCCCCTGCCCCTGCCAATGTGCCCTCGCCAGTTGTGATACCACCGCCAGTCGTTGAGCAACCACAAATTACTGTGCCATCACCAGTTGCATCTGCAACCTTACCAAAATCACTGTCATTGGATTCTCCTACCGAGAAGGAATTGACCATAGATGATATTGAAGACTTTgaggatgaagaagatgaaTTCGATAGCCGAAGGGCTTCTAGAAGGCATCAAAACGATGCCAATGATTTATCATTGCGGTTACCACTATTTGAAACAG GTATCACTGATGATGATCTTCGCGAAACAGCATATGAAATCCTtgtggctgctgctggggCTTCAGG GGGGCTTATAGttccaaagaaagaaaagaagaaagagaagaggcaCAGACTGATGAGGAAACTTGGGCGTAGTAAGAGTGAAAGTGCCGAATCGCAAACTCAACGACAGCCGGGTTTAGTTGGTTTGCTTGAAATCTTGCGAGCGCAACTTGAG ATAACAGAGTCCATGGATATTAGGACTAGACAAGGACTACTCAATGCTATGGTGGGAAAAGTTGGAAAACGGATGGACAATCTCTTGATTCCACTGGAACTATTGTGCTGTATATCTAGAGCCGAATTTTCTGACATGAAAGCATATCTTCGTTGGCAGAAAAGACAG CTAAACATGCTGGAGGAGGGCCTAATAAACCATCCTGTTGTTGGATTTGGCGAGTTAGGTCGAAAAGTCAATGAGCTAAGGAACCTTTTTAGAAAGATTGAGGAATCTGAG TCCCTGCCACCTTCTGCGGCAGAGGTTCAGCGTACAGAATGCCTAAGATCACTGAGAGAAGTTGCTACATCTTTTTCGGAAAGGCCTGCTCGGGGTGATCTTACTGGTGAAGTTTGTCACTGGGCTGATGGTTACCATCTGAATGCTGCATTGTATGAAAAAATGCTTGGTAGTGTTTTTGACATCTTGGATGAGGGAAAACTTACAGAG GAGGTGGAAGAAATCCTTGAGCTCCTAAAGTCAACTTGGCGGATACTAGGTATCACAGAGACAATTCATGATACATGCTATGCATGGGTATTATTTCGGCAG TTTGTTTTTACAGGCCAGCAAGGGCTCCTGAAAGTTGTGATTGAGCATTTGAGGAAGATACCTTTGAAGGAACAGCGAGGCCCACAAGAACGATTACACTTGAAAAGTCTACGCAGTTCTGTTGATGCTGATGATAGCTGTCAGGACTTCACGTTTTTCCAGTCTTTCTTGTCTCCAGTTCAGAAATGGGTGGACAAGAAATTGAATGATTATCATCTACACTTCTCAGAG GGTCCCAGTACGATGGCTGATATTGTAACAGTGGCAATGCTTACTAGGCGAATCCTTGGCGAAGAAAATGACAAG GCGATGGAGTCACCTGATCGAGATCAGATCGACCGTTACATCACATCTTCTGTCAAAAGTGCTTTTGTGAAG ATGGCACATTCTGTAGAGGTTAAAGCAGACACAACACATGAGCATATTTTAGCATCTCTAGCTGAGGAGACAAAGAAGCTTCTGAAGAAAGATACAAGCATTTTTTCGCCAGTTTTATCAAGATGGCATCCACAGGCAGCAGTTCTTTCCGCTTCCCTTCTCCATAAACTGTATGGAAACAAATTG AGGCCTTTTCTTGAGCATGCTGAGCATCTTACGGAGGACGTGGTTTCTGTATTTCCGGCAGCTGATGCTTTGGAGCAGTACATAATGTCTGTGATGGCTTCTGTTGTGGGAGAAGATGGTCTGGACAGTATATGTAGGCAAAAGCTAGCTACTTATCAG ATTGAAAGTAAATCTGGCACGGTTGTCTTGCGCTGGGTGAATGGGCAACTGGAGAGAATTGAAACTTGGGTTAAAAGGGCTGCTGAACAAGAG GCTTGGGACCCTATATCTCCTCAACAACGCCATGGGGGCTCTATTGTAGAAGTCTATCGAATCATAGAAGAG ACTGCAGATCAATTTTTTGCATTCAAGGTTCCCATGCGAATTGGAGAATTAAATAGCCTCTGCCGCGGTATTGACAAGGCGTTCCAAATTTATACACAACTTGTTACTGGCCCCATAG TTGATAAAGAAGATTTAGTTCCACCTGTTCCTGTTCTTACTCGATATAAAAAAGAGCTTGGAATCAAAGCTTTTGTAAAGAAGGAAATCCAAGAAGTTAGAACAGTTGATGAGAGAAAAGCAAGTGAAATTGTTCAACTTACAATGCCAAAGCTTTGTGTGCGTCTTAATAGCCTATAC TATGGTATCAGCCAGCTTAGCAAGTTGGAGGATAGCATAAGTGAGAGGTGGGCTAAGAGGAAAATTGATGACGTTAACATCA GGCGATCAATGAGCGAAAAATCAAAGAGCGTTGTCTCCAGTCAGAAGAACCAATTTGATGGCAGTAGAAAAGAAATCAATGCTGCTATTGATCGGGTATGTGAATTTACAG GGCTAAAGGTTATATTCTGGGATCTGCAGCAGCCATTTATTGACAATTTATACAAAAATAATGTTCAACAAGCTCGACTGGACAGTATTGTGGATGTGCTTGATTTG GTGCTCAATCAACTTTGTGATGTCATTGTGGAGCAACTGCGGGATCGTGTAGTTACAGGGCTTCTGCAAGCATCCCTG GATGGCCTATTTCGTGTAATACTAGATGGAGGTCCTACACGTGTCTTCTCTCCAAGTGACGCCCCTCTTTTGGAGGAAGATCTTGAAACTTTGAAG GAATTCTTCATATCTGGTGGAGATGGGCTACCTCGTGGCACTGTTGAGAATTTGGTCTCACGTATTCGTCCTGTAATAAATCTGATCAAGCAAGAG ACCCGTGTGCTCATCGATGATCTACGAGAAGTTACTCAAGGGGGCAAAAGCAAATTTGGAGCAGACTCCAAAACCCTGCTCAGGATCCTGTGCCACAGAAATGATTCTGAGGCGTCACATTATGTAAAGAAGCATTTCAAGATACCCAGTTCAGCTCCTCCTAGCACCTGA
- the LOC100836004 gene encoding uncharacterized protein LOC100836004 isoform X2, with product MDDENAVELLQRYRRDRHVLLNYILSGNLIKKVVMPPGAISLDDVDIDQVSVDYVLNCAKRGEPLDLGDAIRLFHDSIDYPYVDNTGAVEEFFLLTKPESSGPPPAREPPPAPANVPSPVVIPPPVVEQPQITVPSPVASATLPKSLSLDSPTEKELTIDDIEDFEDEEDEFDSRRASRRHQNDANDLSLRLPLFETGITDDDLRETAYEILVAAAGASGGLIVPKKEKKKEKRHRLMRKLGRSKSESAESQTQRQPGLVGLLEILRAQLEITESMDIRTRQGLLNAMVGKVGKRMDNLLIPLELLCCISRAEFSDMKAYLRWQKRQLNMLEEGLINHPVVGFGELGRKVNELRNLFRKIEESESLPPSAAEVQRTECLRSLREVATSFSERPARGDLTGEVCHWADGYHLNAALYEKMLGSVFDILDEGKLTEEVEEILELLKSTWRILGITETIHDTCYAWVLFRQFVFTGQQGLLKVVIEHLRKIPLKEQRGPQERLHLKSLRSSVDADDSCQDFTFFQSFLSPVQKWVDKKLNDYHLHFSEGPSTMADIVTVAMLTRRILGEENDKAMESPDRDQIDRYITSSVKSAFVKMAHSVEVKADTTHEHILASLAEETKKLLKKDTSIFSPVLSRWHPQAAVLSASLLHKLYGNKLRPFLEHAEHLTEDVVSVFPAADALEQYIMSVMASVVGEDGLDSICRQKLATYQIESKSGTVVLRWVNGQLERIETWVKRAAEQEAWDPISPQQRHGGSIVEVYRIIEETADQFFAFKVPMRIGELNSLCRGIDKAFQIYTQLVTGPIVDKEDLVPPVPVLTRYKKELGIKAFVKKEIQEVRTVDERKASEIVQLTMPKLCVRLNSLYYGISQLSKLEDSISERWAKRKIDDVNIRRSMSEKSKSVVSSQKNQFDGSRKEINAAIDRG from the exons ATGGACGA CGAAAATGCCGTCGAGCTGCTGCAGCGTTATCGCCGTGATCGCCATGTGTTGCTCAATTACATCCTTTCCGGTAACCTGATCAAGAAAGTCGTGATGCCCCCTGGTGCCATCTCCCTGGACGATGTGGATATTGACCAAGTCAGCGTCGATTACGTCCTCAATTGCGCCAAGAGAG GCGAACCACTTGACCTTGGAGACGCCATCCGGCTTTTTCATGACAGTATTGATTACCCTTATGTG GATAACACAGGAGCAGTGGAAGAGTTCTTTTTACTTACAAAACCTGAATCTTCTGGGCCACCACCTGCAAGAGAACCACCCCCTGCCCCTGCCAATGTGCCCTCGCCAGTTGTGATACCACCGCCAGTCGTTGAGCAACCACAAATTACTGTGCCATCACCAGTTGCATCTGCAACCTTACCAAAATCACTGTCATTGGATTCTCCTACCGAGAAGGAATTGACCATAGATGATATTGAAGACTTTgaggatgaagaagatgaaTTCGATAGCCGAAGGGCTTCTAGAAGGCATCAAAACGATGCCAATGATTTATCATTGCGGTTACCACTATTTGAAACAG GTATCACTGATGATGATCTTCGCGAAACAGCATATGAAATCCTtgtggctgctgctggggCTTCAGG GGGGCTTATAGttccaaagaaagaaaagaagaaagagaagaggcaCAGACTGATGAGGAAACTTGGGCGTAGTAAGAGTGAAAGTGCCGAATCGCAAACTCAACGACAGCCGGGTTTAGTTGGTTTGCTTGAAATCTTGCGAGCGCAACTTGAG ATAACAGAGTCCATGGATATTAGGACTAGACAAGGACTACTCAATGCTATGGTGGGAAAAGTTGGAAAACGGATGGACAATCTCTTGATTCCACTGGAACTATTGTGCTGTATATCTAGAGCCGAATTTTCTGACATGAAAGCATATCTTCGTTGGCAGAAAAGACAG CTAAACATGCTGGAGGAGGGCCTAATAAACCATCCTGTTGTTGGATTTGGCGAGTTAGGTCGAAAAGTCAATGAGCTAAGGAACCTTTTTAGAAAGATTGAGGAATCTGAG TCCCTGCCACCTTCTGCGGCAGAGGTTCAGCGTACAGAATGCCTAAGATCACTGAGAGAAGTTGCTACATCTTTTTCGGAAAGGCCTGCTCGGGGTGATCTTACTGGTGAAGTTTGTCACTGGGCTGATGGTTACCATCTGAATGCTGCATTGTATGAAAAAATGCTTGGTAGTGTTTTTGACATCTTGGATGAGGGAAAACTTACAGAG GAGGTGGAAGAAATCCTTGAGCTCCTAAAGTCAACTTGGCGGATACTAGGTATCACAGAGACAATTCATGATACATGCTATGCATGGGTATTATTTCGGCAG TTTGTTTTTACAGGCCAGCAAGGGCTCCTGAAAGTTGTGATTGAGCATTTGAGGAAGATACCTTTGAAGGAACAGCGAGGCCCACAAGAACGATTACACTTGAAAAGTCTACGCAGTTCTGTTGATGCTGATGATAGCTGTCAGGACTTCACGTTTTTCCAGTCTTTCTTGTCTCCAGTTCAGAAATGGGTGGACAAGAAATTGAATGATTATCATCTACACTTCTCAGAG GGTCCCAGTACGATGGCTGATATTGTAACAGTGGCAATGCTTACTAGGCGAATCCTTGGCGAAGAAAATGACAAG GCGATGGAGTCACCTGATCGAGATCAGATCGACCGTTACATCACATCTTCTGTCAAAAGTGCTTTTGTGAAG ATGGCACATTCTGTAGAGGTTAAAGCAGACACAACACATGAGCATATTTTAGCATCTCTAGCTGAGGAGACAAAGAAGCTTCTGAAGAAAGATACAAGCATTTTTTCGCCAGTTTTATCAAGATGGCATCCACAGGCAGCAGTTCTTTCCGCTTCCCTTCTCCATAAACTGTATGGAAACAAATTG AGGCCTTTTCTTGAGCATGCTGAGCATCTTACGGAGGACGTGGTTTCTGTATTTCCGGCAGCTGATGCTTTGGAGCAGTACATAATGTCTGTGATGGCTTCTGTTGTGGGAGAAGATGGTCTGGACAGTATATGTAGGCAAAAGCTAGCTACTTATCAG ATTGAAAGTAAATCTGGCACGGTTGTCTTGCGCTGGGTGAATGGGCAACTGGAGAGAATTGAAACTTGGGTTAAAAGGGCTGCTGAACAAGAG GCTTGGGACCCTATATCTCCTCAACAACGCCATGGGGGCTCTATTGTAGAAGTCTATCGAATCATAGAAGAG ACTGCAGATCAATTTTTTGCATTCAAGGTTCCCATGCGAATTGGAGAATTAAATAGCCTCTGCCGCGGTATTGACAAGGCGTTCCAAATTTATACACAACTTGTTACTGGCCCCATAG TTGATAAAGAAGATTTAGTTCCACCTGTTCCTGTTCTTACTCGATATAAAAAAGAGCTTGGAATCAAAGCTTTTGTAAAGAAGGAAATCCAAGAAGTTAGAACAGTTGATGAGAGAAAAGCAAGTGAAATTGTTCAACTTACAATGCCAAAGCTTTGTGTGCGTCTTAATAGCCTATAC TATGGTATCAGCCAGCTTAGCAAGTTGGAGGATAGCATAAGTGAGAGGTGGGCTAAGAGGAAAATTGATGACGTTAACATCA GGCGATCAATGAGCGAAAAATCAAAGAGCGTTGTCTCCAGTCAGAAGAACCAATTTGATGGCAGTAGAAAAGAAATCAATGCTGCTATTGATCGG GGCTAA
- the LOC100836311 gene encoding UMP-CMP kinase 3, with translation MGTVVDAPAAVTQKEEVAENMLGNKKVTVVFVLGGPGSGKGTQCSNIVEHFGFTHLSAGDLLRAEIKSGSENGTMIENMIKEGKIVPSEVTIKLLQQAMINNENDKFLIDGFPRNEENRAAFENVTKISPAFVLFFNCSEEEMERRLLGRNEGRVDDNIETIRKRFKVFVESSLPVIEYYDAKEKVKKIDAAKPIPEVFEDVKAIFAPYAKAA, from the exons ATGGGCACGGTTGTGGATGCTCCTGCAGCTGTGACTCAGAAGGAG GAGGTTGCTGAGAACATGTTGGGTAACAAGAAAGTTACAGTTGTATTTGTCCTGG GTGGTCCTGGGAGTGGAAAGGGCACACAGTGTTCCAACATTGTTGAACATTTTGGATTCACCCATCTTAGTGCTGGAGACCTTTTGCGTGCAGAGATCAAGTCTGGCTCTGAGAACGG AACTATGATTGAGAACATGATAAAGGAGGGAAAGATTGTTCCATCGGAGGTAACTATAAAGCTCTTGCAGCAAGCCATGATAAACAATGAGAATGATAAGTTCCTAATCGATGGGTTTCCAAGGAATGAAGAGAATCGTGCTGCATTCGAGAATGTT ACAAAAATTTCCCCTGCATTTGTGCTATTCTTCAATTGTTCTGAGGAAGAAATGGAAAGGCGGCTTTTGGGGCGCAATGAG GGAAGAGTTGATGACAACATAGAGACTATCAGGAAAAGATTCAAAGTTTTTGTTGAGTCTAGTTTGCCTGTAATTGAGTACTATGACGCGAAGGAGAAGGTTAAAAAG ATTGATGCTGCAAAGCCAATTCCTGAGGTGTTTGAAGATGTTAAAGCCATTTTTGCCCCATATGCCAAG GCTGCGTAG
- the LOC100836617 gene encoding protein transport protein yos1: MGLWLLLEGFLLLANALAILNEDRFLGPRGWSMSEVSGNGQTKSLKGQIVGLIYATQFLRVPLIALNVLIIVVKLVSG; the protein is encoded by the coding sequence ATGGGCTTGTGGTTGCTGCTGGAGGGTTTCTTGCTGCTTGCAAATGCACTGGCGATACTGAATGAAGACCGCTTTCTTGGTCCAAGGGGATGGAGCATGTCGGAAGTTTCAGGGAATGGACAAACAAAGTCGTTGAAGGGCCAGATCGTGGGGCTCATCTACGCCACTCAGTTTTTGCGTGTGCCCCTGATTGCACTCAATGTACTTATCATTGTTGTTAAACTGGTGTCGGGCTGA
- the LOC100828138 gene encoding SKP1-like protein 4: protein MSTPAEAAAAGAMVQVKTSDNEIVKLPLEIAKQLRPIGDMIDGGGAASTLMTISLPEVHSANLARAVQYCEKHHAGGGGGDDEGVRIWDKELVGGLDSDGLYGLTTAASFLGLEGLLRLACQEVADRIAGKEPEQIRAMFNIANDFSTEEEAAMRSEAPWAFDD from the coding sequence ATGTCAACAccggcggaagcggcggcggcgggcgccatGGTCCAAGTGAAGACCAGCGACAACGAGATCGTGAAGCTGCCATTAGAGATAGCCAAGCAGCTGAGGCCCATCGGCGACATgatcgacggcggcggcgcggcctcgACCTTGATGACCATCTCGCTCCCCGAGGTCCACTCGGCCAACCTCGCCAGGGCCGTCCAGTACTGCGAGAAGcaccacgccggcggcggcggcggcgacgacgagggcgTCCGCATCTGGGACAAGGAACTTGTGGGCGGGCTCGACAGCGACGGGCTCTACGGCCTGACGACGGCCGCCAGCTTCCTGGGCCTCGAGGggctcctccgcctcgcctGCCAGGAGGTGGCCGACAGGATCGCCGGCAAGGAACCCGAGCAGATCCGCGCCATGTTCAACATCGCCAACGACTTCagcaccgaggaggaggccgccatgCGGAGCGAGGCGCCCTGGGCCTTCGACGATTGA
- the LOC100837050 gene encoding non-specific lipid transfer protein-like 1: protein MASSLFVMVVLALASAAHAQVQPPAASPSGPDCGSTLVGLAGCLPYLTPGSTVSKPPKECCGPVKSSLASPASAACLCDAFGKNYGVPIDLARAAGLAAACGGNQAALSKCKIAIPGAPGSAPTEAPSPSSGSTPATGSPGPAKAAATRSPVSLVTLVLSVVAAPLLSHYL, encoded by the exons ATGGCGTCCTCACTGTTCGTCATGGTCGTACTCGCGCTTGCCTCGGCCGCGCACGCGCAGGTGCAGCCTCCGGCGGCGAGCCCGTCGGGGCCGGACTGCGGGTCCACGCTGGTGGGGCTCGCCGGCTGCCTGCCCTACCTCACACCGGGGAGCACGGTGAGCAAGCCGCCCAAGGAGTGCTGCGGGCCCGTGAAGTCCTCGCTCGCCAGCCCCGCCAGCGCCGCCTGCCTCTGCGACGCCTTCGGGAAGAACTACGGCGTCCCCATCgacctcgcccgcgccgccggcctcgccgccgcctgcgggGGCAACCAGGCCGCGTTGAGCAAGTGCAAGA TTGCAATCCCCGGCGCCCCCGGCTCCGCCCCTACTGAAG CTCCTTCACCAAGCTCCGGATCAACACCAGCAACCGGCAGTCCAGGCCCAGCGAAGGCGGCAGCGACCCGATCTCCTGTCTCCTTGGTGACCCTCGTCCTATCCGTCGTGGCAGCGCCTCTGCTGTCTCACTACCTCTGA